In Spinacia oleracea cultivar Varoflay chromosome 5, BTI_SOV_V1, whole genome shotgun sequence, a single window of DNA contains:
- the LOC110782501 gene encoding serine carboxypeptidase-like 20, producing MIFLFHINLNLITPILTSKQQQKHIQLAHVLGATHPSYPKRYYKFVHYISHSKLITLLQNPIFFPFLSKLYNLGMDNHHFHLNYIMKSPLIMLIMVFFLCFIVITESAPQTAIVTQLPGFNGTFPSKHYSGYVTVDENHGKKMFYYFVESERNPSQDPVVLWLNGGPGCSSFDGFVYEHGPFNFEAAKTKGGMPKLHLNPYSWSKVSNMIYLDSPSGVGYSYSQNTTDFNTGDLKTASDTHTFLLKWFDIYKEFAANPFFIAGESYAGIYVPTLASEVVKGLDAGLKPVINLKGYMVGNGVTDETYDGNALVPFAHGMGLIPDELYRRIVTECEGNYYNPTTDGCDALISKVNQDVDGLNIYDILEPCYHSPNSGIQNTTTHLRLPSTISSFKALGETERPLPVRKRIFGRAWPLRAPVRPGRVPTWPEIANSVSVPCINDEVATSWLNDKAVRKALHADEESVAGPWELCTGRISFDHDAGSMIKYHKDLTSRGYRVLIYSGDHDMCVPYTGSEAWTKSIGYKVVDEWRQWVCNEQISGFTQGYEKNLTFLTIKGAGHTVPEYKPREALYFYSQFLAGKRI from the exons ATGATCTTCCTTTTCCATATCAATCTTAATTTAATCACCCCAATCTTGACTTCTAAGCAACAACAAAAACATATCCAATTAGCTCACGTTTTGGGGGCAACCCATCCATCATATCCCAAACGTTACTATAAATTTGTTCATTATATTTCACATTCAAAACTCATAACTTTGCTCCAAAATCCCATCTTTTTCCCCTTTCTTTCAAAACTCTATAATTTAGGCATGGATAATCACCATTTTCATCTTAATTATATCATGAAATCACCATTAATAATGTTGATAATGGTGTTTTTCCTCTGTTTCATTGTTATTACTGAATCTGCCCCTCAAACTGCTATTGTTACCCAACTTCCTGGCTTTAATGGCACTTTTCCCTCCAAACACTACTCCGG GTATGTAACAGTTGATGAAAATCATGGGAAGAAAATGTTTTACTACTTTGTTGAATCAGAAAGAAACCCATCACAAGATCCTGTTGTTCTTTGGCTTAATGGAGGACCCGGGTGCTCGAGTTTTGATGGTTTTGTCTATGAACATG gTCCTTTCAATTTTGAGGCAGCAAAAACAAAGGGAGGCATGCCAAAATTGCATCTTAATCCCTACAGTTGGTCCAAG GTTTCCAACATGATCTACTTGGACTCACCATCAGGAGTTGGATATTCTTACTCacaaaacacaactgattttAATACCGGGGATCTCAAAACCGCATCTGACACTCATACATTCCTGCTCAAg TGGTTTGACATCTATAAAGAGTTTGCTGCAAACCCATTTTTCATAGCTGGTGAGTCTTATGCTGGGATTTATGTGCCAACACTTGCTTCAGAAGTTGTCAAAG GACTTGATGCTGGTTTGAAGCCTGTTATCAATTTGAag GGTTATATGGTAGGAAATGGAGTAACAGATGAAACCTATGATGGAAATGCTTTAGTCCCTTTTGCACATGGGATGGGTTTGATCCCTGATGAACTATACCGG AGGATCGTCACAGAGTGTGAAGGAAACTACTACAATCCAACCACTGATGGTTGTGATGCCTTGATTTCAAAAGTTAACCAG GATGTTGATGGATTGAATATATATGACATTCTGGAACCTTGTTATCACTCCCCTAACTCAGGTATACAGAACACTACTACTCATCTAAGACTACCTTCAACAATTTCCAGCTTCAAGGCATTAGGAGAAACCGAAAGGCCTCTTCCTGTGAGGAAAAGGATATTTGGTCGGGCTTGGCCCCTTAGAGCTCCTGTCAGGCCCGGGAGAGTTCCTACCTGGCCCGAAATCGCCAACAGCGTTTCTGTTCCTTGCATT AATGATGAAGTTGCAACTTCATGGCTGAATGACAAGGCAGTAAGAAAAGCACTTCATGCTGATGAG GAAAGTGTAGCAGGTCCTTGGGAACTGTGCACAGGCAGAATTTCTTTCGACCATGATGCAGGAAGCATGATCAAATACCATAAAGATCTCACTTCTCGAGGCTACCGAGTCCTCATATACAG TGGAGACCATGATATGTGTGTTCCATACACCGGGAGTGAGGCATGGACGAAATCTATTGGATACAAAGTAGTAGACGAGTGGAGGCAATGGGTTTGCAATGAACAAATTTCTGG GTTTACACAGGGGTATGAGAAGAATCTCACTTTCCTTACCATAAAG GGGGCAGGACATACAGTACCAGAATACAAACCGCGAGAAGCACTGTATTTTTATAGCCAGTTTTTGGCaggaaaaagaatatga
- the LOC110782510 gene encoding uncharacterized protein → MPISSYPGFPLHLCSPPSWDLPPRPLHLCSPPSRVLPVPLPQVDRSQRRLVRINRKKIPVRRRQKSTQQFEPETHTSETHTSETHAVSADGRNTTGTPTTVNALNNLAEQGPCPDILREDIVHSVSRAYITSINQNNRSDSSTIKFEGLDIKPSLVPNIAKDLDKARKHHRK, encoded by the exons ATGCCGATTTCTTCTTACCCGGGTTTCCCTCTTCATCTTTGCTCACCTCCATCTTGGGATTTACCGCCCCGCCCTCTTCATCTTTGCTCACCTCCATCTCGGGTTTTGCCGGTGCCACTGCCTCAAGTTGATAG GTCTCAAAGGAGGCTGGTAAGAATAAACAGAAAGAAGATTCCTGTCCGAAGACGTCAGAAGAGCACACAACAATTTGAACCTGAGACACATACCTCTGAGACACATACCTCTGAGACACATGCTGTTTCTGCAGATGGAAGGAACACTACAGGAACTCCTACTACCGTGAATGCTCTAAACAATTTAGCTGAGCAAG GGCCTTGTCCGGATATTTTGAGGGAAGATATCGTACACTCTGTATCTCGGGCTTATATAACCTCTATAAACCAG AACAACAGAAGTGATAGCTCAACAATCAAATTCGAAGGACTTGATATAAAACCTAGTCTAGTTCCCAACATTGCAAAAGATTTGGACAAAGCACGGAAACATCATAGAAAATAG
- the LOC110782529 gene encoding poly(A)-specific ribonuclease PARN-like produces MQKRLFCTQAAIQIENTIKNTSLSKKWIIKQVKKSNFSQVLDEIKPHISNSDFIAISLQKTGSYSSPWQRVLPFDTPEISYLKAKRSAERFQVLQFAVCPFTLRASKLTAYPYNFHLFPRDELKIGMPSYSFACQTSYLTAMARLGFDFNSCIYDGISYISRAQESSMKHLPGNTMLRAHASQSSPAVSVADSIYIQRIKTRVKTWIKACKDSKGLNEDPMVRALRKVIMGEHGSRPCLDLDVCSERQVQLVLEVMKEYSDDTVPLLIPAKRGGTQGLRIVLTSSEQDKILFQKELQDLEEEQSKNVRGFREVIDLISASGKPVIAHNSLDDFTFIHSKFLSTLPPTIDEFKHSLSSFFPYIIDMGHVTKEFNRSRNMNNIPAASSFLRSRFFAPIDMDIPIKGTPDEMSEGKINGQNVLQLSHLFAKLNTIINRGQHHVISEDKILALDNFANVFDPYSSPLPENSDDDDVRISSGSLRKLSCDNMVFIWGFRSGLSTGELKTLLSGSHEAFSAEFDVQLVDKSCAVAALQQPGLAGAFVKAMESGGGCHEGGLKELLSEGLRAADYGTYKLACNMSKWDSNLADSLDQVLMSADQFPVDNSHGRSPYEIWWDDDTVLNLDDL; encoded by the exons ATGCAGAAGCGCCTGTTCTGCACTCAAGCTGCAATTCAAATTGAAAACACCATTAAAAACACTAGTTTAAGCAAAAAATGGATAATCAAGCAAGTTAAAAAGTCCAATTTCAGCCAAGTTTTGGACGAAATCAAGCCCcacatttccaattccgattTTATTGCAATTTCTCTCCAGAAAACTGGCTCATACTCATCGCCATGGCAGAGAGTTCTTCCCTTTGATACTCCAGAAATTTCCTATTTGAAGGCCAAGCGTTCAGCAGAGAGGTTTCAGGTTCTTCAGTTTGCTGTCTGCCCTTTCACCCTTAGGGCTTCTAAGCTTACTGCTTACCC ATATAATTTCCACCTATTTCCAAGAGATGAACTGAAAATTGGGATGCCTTCTTACAGTTTTGCATGTCAAACATCATATTTGACGGCCATGGCTCGACttggttttgattttaattcctGCATATATGACG GAATCTCATACATATCCAGAGCTCAGGAATCAAGTATGAAACATCTTCCGGGAAATACTATGCTGCGGGCACATGCATCGCAATCTTCACCAGCTGTATCAGTTGCTGATTCTATTTATATTCAGAGGATTAAAACACGAGTCAAAACCTGGATAAAAGCTTGCAAAGACTCAAAAGGACTTAATGAAG ATCCTATGGTCAGAGCTCTGAGAAAAGTTATTATGGGTGAACATGGATCCAGACCTTGTCTTGATTTGGATGTTTGCAGTGAGCGCCAAGTGCAACTTGTCCTCGAG GTTATGAAGGAATACTCTGATGACACTGTCCCTTTGTTGATCCCTGCAAAGCGTGGGGGCACACAAGGGCTTCGGATTGTTTTGACAAGTTCGGAACAGGACAAAATTCTTTTCCag AAAGAACTTCAAGATTTGGAGGAGGAGCAAAGTAAGAATGTGCGTGGATTTAGAGAAGTGATCGATCTGATTTCTGCCTCAGGGAAACCTGTTATTGCCCACAACTCACTTGATG ATTTTACGTTCATTCACTCAAAATTTCTGAGCACTTTACCTCCAACTATAGACGAGTTCAAACACTCTTTGAGCTCATTCTTCCCTTATATCATTGACATGGGCCATGTAACAAAGGAATTCAACCGTAGTAGAAACATGAACAATATACCTGCAGCTTCATCTTTCTTGAGAAGTCGGTTCTTCGCACCTATTGATATGGACATTCCTATCAAAG GTACACCAGATGAGATGAGTGAAGGGAAGATCAACGGTCAAAATGTTTTACAATTAAGTCATCTTTTTGCAAAACTCAATACAATAATTAACCGCGGTCAACACCATGTTATTAGTGAGGATAAAATCTTAGCACTTGACAACTTTGCAAACGTCTTTGACCCGTACAGTAGTCCACTCCCTGAGAACTCTGACGATGATGATGTCAGGATTTCATCAGGTAGTTTGAGAAAACTGAGCTGTGACAATATGGTGTTCATATGGGGATTCAGGAGTGGGTTGTCAACTGGAGAGCTGAAAACACTCCTCAGTGGGTCCCATGAAGCTTTCTCTGCAGAGTTTGATGTCCAACTAGTTGATAAAAGCTGCGCAGTGGCTGCTTTACAGCAGCCTGGACTTGCAGGAGCTTTTGTAAAAGCTATGGAATCTGGAGGAGGTTGCCATGAAGGAGGGTTGAAGGAATTGTTATCAGAGGGTTTGAGAGCAGCAGATTATGGAACTTACAAGCTTGCATGTAACATGAGCAAGTGGGACTCTAATTTGGCTGATTCTTTGGACCAAGTTCTGATGTCAGCTGACCAGTTTCCTGTTGATAATAGTCATGGAAGAAGCCCGTATGAAATCTGGTGGGATGACGATACTGTCCTCAACCTTGATGACCTGTGA